The sequence AGCCTGGCTGATACAAAATTACATCAGTGAATGGGCCTGCACCGGAAAAGTAGCCAGAAGGCAGTAAGACAAAGCAGCCAGACTGACATCATGATTAGAATTTATCATCATTATTCATAAGCGCGTACCGTGGCAGGCTGGTCTTTTTCTCTGCCCGGTGCACTGCTCTTTGCTCTCCGACCTTTCTGTGTTTTCAGAGGGCTGCGGTGGAGTCACACAACTATTCCCATTAAGATCCACATTATTATTCCCAGAGGGGCAAAGGCCCTTTGCCGATCGTTGAGTTCTGCTGTAGAAACACGGAATGTCTTTACTATCCACTAATTCCCATTCGAATCTCCCGTTTAATAGGGGTGTTTGACTTGAAAAATCGAAGTTCCATTTCGCTGAGGACGTCTCTTCAATCTCTTGCAAATGTCCCTTTAAATCCCTCCTTAACTCTTCGTGATCCACCGGGCCGAAAAGGTTTCTGCAGGCTGACGGTTTGGGGTGATCCGAAAACCGAGCATCGGTCCTTTCAAATGTAGGGCTCCCATTTGAAACACGAACATTTGACATTTTCCCGAGAATCAAAGAACGTCCAAATAGAACACTTGAAAATGCGTATTTCCTCCTTGCTCACCGCGATCCAAAACCAAGAGTAAATCGACTGATCAACACAAACGCATGCATAGGTCTGTAAAAGAAACGCTAACTTC comes from Salmo trutta chromosome 7, fSalTru1.1, whole genome shotgun sequence and encodes:
- the cdkn1bb gene encoding cyclin dependent kinase inhibitor 1Bb — its product is MSNVRVSNGSPTFERTDARFSDHPKPSACRNLFGPVDHEELRRDLKGHLQEIEETSSAKWNFDFSSQTPLLNGRFEWELVDSKDIPCFYSRTQRSAKGLCPSGNNNVDLNGNSCVTPPQPSENTERSESKEQCTGQRKRPACHDPSSQNKRSHSSSDEVTRCPALAHSVEHTPRKTSPRTQT